Part of the Plasmodium falciparum 3D7 genome assembly, chromosome: 10 genome, gtcaatatttaatatttttagtaAATACAAATGATACTACAAATAAATCTTATGGATATTTAAGCAATTGTTATTTTTGCTCCTTAgtttcaaaaaatatacatataaaaagaattaacgAACAGGTTGCTCAAGATGTGAAATGGAGTAATATAAGAGatgaatttttaattatagaaGGCAAGTCAgataatatcattttattatatgatcatgatttaaatgtaaaatgtaaaatttattcacaatataaaaataccaTAAAATGGGGACCTTTTGGAAATATGATTGCTTTAGGTGGTTTTGGTAATCTAGCAGgagatattaatttttattataaagaaGTAGATAATAGTGTAtccataattaaaaaatatagagaAGCGTGTACTGTTCTTTGTGATTGGTCCTATGATGGTACATTATTTATGACAGCTTCAACATATCCAAGAATGAAAGTAgaaaatgtttttaaaatatatacttatgaAGGTACCTTAGTTAAtagttataattttaatgaatTGTATGATGTCAAATGGAAAAATGTTTTACCAGGTTTCTTTAAGCAACCACCAAAACCTCAGCCAAACTTATTAGATAgttctaataaaaaaagtgtatacaaaataaagaacCTTGATCATCTTTTGAATAGTACTCAGAATAATACaatcataaataataataataataataataataatatgaatggaataaataataatattcctatgaatagtataaataataatattcctatgaatagtataaataataatattcctatgaatagtataaataataatattcatatgaatagcataaataatattaacgtTGGAATGTCTTATGTAAACAACATGAACAATAAAATgatgaacaataataataataataaccttACAAATCCTACTAGTTATTCATTTGATgtatatgatgaaaataatgtaaatgtaaatataaatgaagtaCTTGAAAAGGATAAGACAAAAACAAACAAAGGTATGGCCGGTACAACCAGCACATCGTTATCTAATTTAACAAGCAATTTGTTAAACGGccataggaaaaaaaaaacggaGAAAGTAAAAAATGCTTACGACTGGGATGTTGATtggaggaaaaaaaaaagcatggGTATCATGAATAGTGTGATGAACACAAATAATGTGATGaacatgaataatatgatgaACATGAATAATGTGATGAATACGAATAATATGATGAACATGAATAATGTGATGAATACGAATAATATGATGAACATGAATAATGTGATGaacatgaataatattataaacacaaataatattataaacacaaataatattataaacacaAATAATATCGATATGAATCAACGAGACGACTATATCCCCAATGAACAAACCACACAAGATGACAAAAATCAGACGCTTAAAAACGATAAAATTTTGAATAGTAACCTAAACagtagtaataaaaatataaacgtaATGTTGGACAACATCAAAAGTAGAGATAATTCTGAGAACGGAATAATAATCTTACAAAATAAGTTAAACAATTATCATGACAAGgctaatataaatgataatatgaataaggATGAACATGTtgaagaaaagaagaaacaaaaaaaaaaaaaaaaagaaaaggaaaaaaaagaagaaaaggaaaaaaaagaagaccACGAAAAGGGAAaggataaagataaaaaagaagaccACGAAAAGGGAAaggataaagataaaaaagaagaccACGAAAAGGgaaaagataaagaaaaagataaagataaagatattaataatgagcAATATAACACATCTGAGCAACCcattcaaataaataataaccaTATGAATGATGTCaatattaatgatgatgataaattatatagCAACTCCAAACATACAAAAGAACAAAGTAAGTTACAAGAGATGGGACATATAAAAACTATATCTTTAGAcgacataaataaaaataaaggaaaagATAATCAaacaaatgaaataaaaaaagatataaaggataaggaaaaaaacaCAGAAATGGTTGATAGTAATATGAATGACGAAAAAGAtcaagataaaaaaaaaaagaaggaaaataaaaataaaaaatcaaaaaagaaaaagaatgataataataatgtggatggtgtatataatgataatgtacCCAAGGACAAGACATacaatgataacaataataacaataataataataataataaagaagtaGAGAAAAATAATTCTTCTGCAGGTTCTAATAGTTTTtcaaacatattattaaaaataataaaatataaaaatgatacaaataatacaaataatacaaatattacaaatattacaaataatacaaataatacatataatacaaataatacaaatgatacATATGACAACGATCAatgtcatataaataaaaaaaatatgaacgtagaattaaataaagacTTAGATTATGTGAAAAGACAAATAAATGTACCAAATTCAAAACACATCATGAACAGCACCAATAATAATGGTACAGGTGTCGAACATATGAGTGATATGTCCACATtaaattgtaataaaaaaaataatgacatGTCCATAAGAATATCCaatcaatataataatgaaaatataaaaatgtatactaataaaaatataccatTACATGGTGatgaatttttaaaagatattaaaaatggaaaatataatatgagtgatatgaatataacaaaagatatgatgataaataatatgaagaataatatgatattaaatcatgttttaaaaaataatgatatgaaaaataatactataggagaagataataataataatatgtttaatacatcgaatattaatgatatacaAAGTATTAATACACTTAATAATCTCATATTAGAAAATGCTTTATTAAGAAACGAATTACCAATATATCAAAGTAAAGGCAAAGACAATGAAAATGCAACCAGCAGAAATAACACAAATGATAACATGAATAGTATTAATAGTATGAACAACGTACATAATAATGTGGCGTCCAAcgaaaatttaataaacatatttaaaaaaatgttgcCACATGCTAAAGTTAATATTGTAGGGAATAACAGAAATTCGACGAAGAGCCTTGattcttataatatgtatgacACACAAAACAACTCAAGTTTGAATAGGGAAACACATCAAAGTTTTAAGAGACATGATAGTTTTAATCATCCTTATAAAgaaggtaataataataacaataacaataataataataataataataataataataaaaatatgtttaatgAATATGCAAAAGaacatttaataaaagaaatgattttaaaaaaatatcttatgaataataaagaatatgatactattaataattttagtttaaataaaattgatgATATACAATCTATACAGAGCAAGGTACAAATTAATAACAAATCTAATGTTGATggtgttaataataataatgttgataatgtggattatatgaataatcaaCAATATAACATGCCACAGAACCTAAAAAATCAACTTGATAATTTAGActtttttgaattattaaaatgttatcattctttaaatatacaaCAAATTCAAATCAAATTATATTggatatattacaaaatacaAATGTTTGAACAAagtaatttattatcatgtgataataaagataagaaaatattatataaattaaaagaaattagacatatattagaatatacaaatcatttattaaaagatcattttataaaaaataaagaaaaatatcaaTCCTTATTACAACaatttataatcatattaaaACATCATGATAATTTATATCTACAGAAAAGAGAGAAACTTATAACAGACCATTATGATAAACAAAATGTTGtacattttatttgtaaCATAGAAAAAttcatagaaaaaaatatgaatttaacggataattttatatcttcaaatttaaattttataccTTCCAAaacaattaataataaattaggAAGAACAAATAGTGttatttatgaaaataaaaacaatataaaaaataatgatcatCATACAAGAGGAAGCCAAAAAATAacagataattataataatatcgatataaacaaaataaatcataataaatatgtacaaaataaatataatgatcaCAATGTAtcgaataattatatttatcatcaaAATGATGCTAATAATAACATGAACCATTTAAATCAAAATCTggaatttcaaaaaaaatttattcttcataaaatgaatgattattttaaaaatattaatgctACAAACGAACAAaagaacatttttttaaacaaaatgaatttaaccgaagaacaaaaaatgtttttcttaaaacaactaaatataaaagatgaagAATTCATAGAACCTAATAATACGAAACAGCCATTCGTAAACTgccttaataataataataataaaataaaaaatatagacgaaaaagaaaaaaaagacaaaacaaacaaaacaaacaaaacaaatcaaacaaatcaaacaaatcaaacaaatcaaacaaatcaaacaaacaaaaaaggaGGGGATACTTATATTGATAGTGCTTACTCTAGATCAAgttatttttgtataaacGATCCAAATGCTGATAAGAATAAAgagaatataaaacaaaataatgaaaagacTGATCATAATGAAGATGCTATAGGCGGCTCTCCTTTGTTGAatcttataaataaatcCCATGGGCAAAGagttgaaaataatattaatagtatgATGAACAATTTAAACCATATAAACCTAATGAACAACATGAACTATTTTAATAATCGAGCTGACGATAACCAAGGTGTAGAAAATGAACAATCAAAATGGTTATCGCAGAAGAATGTTCtacttaatattttaaaaaaccaaaaaaaattaaaagacgACAACAATGTAGTTGTGCCAAActtaaatgaagaaaattatatgaaaaatataaaaaacgaGTTAAACAAAGATATTAACACTTttcaatttaataatatcccCGAAAATATTtcagaaaaattaaaaaatataattcatatgaataataaggATGGAAAAGATTTACAAAACCATCAAGcagatttaataaattatatttaccaaaataaacaaatggATGGTGTTATACACTCTTATACAAATTGTAATGATATTAATGAACAAGCAAAAATGAACCTGAATCAAACAAAAGATAAATTGAAGAATATAAGTAATCTTAGTACACATTCAGGAAAATTagaagaacaaaataatacacATTTACAACATCTCTACTCACAACAACAAAGAAATTTACGAAATCTAATGAACACAAATGAAGGGGACACAAATATACCTAATGTTactcaaaataaaaatcatataaatagtaATACGTCCTTTTTGAACACTggaaatgatgaaaataataatagaaatgTGAATGAATTTATTCGTATCATGAATAATGAATGTATGTcaaatttacaaaaaaaaaatgtaaacaacaacaatccattaaataataataacaacaatagtaataataataaaacattagtaggaatgaaaaatattgtagaggaaaaaaaacaaacaattataaataatgatacaaatataatatcaaaCCATTTTTTAACAAATGAACATCAAGGTAAAGGTGATACTActaaaacattttatataaataagaagaATCAAAACGTATTATCTCAATCCTTAAATAATCAAACTGGTGTTGTTAACAAAGGAATTtcaaataaacataaaacaaACAATATTGTAAGTAATAAAAGTTTGAATAATTCattagataaaaaaaatgtacaacAAAGCAATATGCTAGATTTAGAAGATACCAAAAGACCAGATGCTCTAAGGGATAAATGTTGGCAATATGTGGATCCTAAGGGGGTAGTTCAagtaagaacaaaaaaaaaaaaaaaaaatataaaataataatatgtaatatgtaatatatatatatatatatatatatatatatatatatatatatatatatgtatgtggatttatttatttatttatttattatttttattttctaggGTCCGTTTTATTTAGATGAAATGCGTGTATGGAGCGAAATGGGATATTTCGAACCCATGTTGCCTGTACGATGTTGTGATTCAGATCGTTTCGTAGCTCTAAACAAACTCTTCCCACCTCCTTTAAAACCTTTTACTGTCGTCCCAAAACCTCAACCAGTATTACAATGGGAAGAAGAATTgttgtaaaattataaaaacaaataatcaCCTATTACTTTCGTCAATTTtgaaataaaacaaaaatatatatatttatatatatattatatatatatatagagttTATTTCTTATGTACATGAACCAAaattaatgtttttttttttttttttttttttttcctttttttttttttttcttttttcttttttctgttattcatatatttcattttatttttttgttcttgttATTTGTGAATAATTTAAGAATATTAAAAgcattaaataaaaagaaaaaatattttttttttttttttttctttgcaCACAGATAACTTGAAatttgtgtattttttaatttgttcaaaaaataaaatatatcgttgtatatatatatataatttatttatttatttatatatttatatttatatttcttttttatttatttaacaaaataaaagaaacactattcttattaaattcttaaatatttaaaacattttgACATATTGattgatttattaaatcagtaacaaaaaaaaaaaaaaaaaaaaaaaaaaaaaaaaaaatatacatatatatatatatatataaaataacaaaagtATGAACTgttcatataatttgtaaAACTGAATAATATTTAGcattaaaatgtatatatatatatatatatatatataatattttttttttttttttttttttttttttttatttatttattttatatgaacagttcataatatttttataattatttggcTAGCTcacaattaaaataaaatatttattcataaatatgaaaaagtaCAAAGGTACATTTTGAATATTAGAATTATGGGTGtagtatttataaaaaaaaaaattatgacaatattttattattatcatattcgacttgaaaatgataaaaataatgttgtGTGTTTGTATGTGCTTACACATGAggtcattataataatatatcttccaaaaaaaaaaaaaaaaaatacatatatatatatatatataatagatagtataatttatttatttagcactaattttttcatatttttcaagAAGATCAATTGTTTTTAAGACTATctgtttcttttttccttttctttcaTTTGGTGTAATGTCATTATTTTGATTCATTTTTGTGGGTTGGTcttcataaaataaagatgGTTTtccattatttataattttataacaatgtgcttttttattcttattgtCTGCATATTTATCCTTTGTGGGAATATggatttcttttttataattatccaAATGATCATATGGATAATTCTTTGTTCCATTTTTGTCACGCAAAAAAGTGGATTTTTTTTGATTCTGAACGATACTATATACTTCCTTTCTTGTATCATTTATAATTTGAGTTTcacttttattaaaattgttaACTATTATATTTTCGTTATCGTTTACAACATGTAAATGTTTTATGTTGATTTtttgatttgtttttttttcaatattgtTAAAAATTGTATTTTTCTGAGAAATgtctttattttcatattttgtagaaagatcatttttttttttggagtTGAACAATTTAATAATAGAAAAAGCTGTTTCATCTAAACTGtcaatatcattattattattttttgac contains:
- a CDS encoding eukaryotic translation initiation factor subunit eIF2A, putative, which translates into the protein MSELLIRSKSGVKLYEFKKLENLYESNIIFEYDGCIHDAIWSYDGNSFLLLHSIEGLLLISNYEEKKKRKIEKIACIGKYKELFDDENIKLIKHVQWSPNNRFIVFFFSYEEEKHNRLGNLLVWNVKDKNILCSFKIKKKSCSNWPVINFTNDDNYFFLQKKTDIYIYDTLKLIQDHDNITYLHNNDIPLNYIYTWNQPNVLAIYMSSYMSDDKCRFFIVHTKNNFLGDVYIFKIKGLNNSKIVSYNVREDKEKADEMNVDGKNVNVKNVDGKNVDGKNVDGKNVDGKNVDEKYVNVKNVDEKYVNVKNVDEKYVNVKNVDGKNVNDVGGEINVDNNVSYKNDPSCVEKIKIELLIRKSFDNLDTLTCLWSISGQYLIFLVNTNDTTNKSYGYLSNCYFCSLVSKNIHIKRINEQVAQDVKWSNIRDEFLIIEGKSDNIILLYDHDLNVKCKIYSQYKNTIKWGPFGNMIALGGFGNLAGDINFYYKEVDNSVSIIKKYREACTVLCDWSYDGTLFMTASTYPRMKVENVFKIYTYEGTLVNSYNFNELYDVKWKNVLPGFFKQPPKPQPNLLDSSNKKSVYKIKNLDHLLNSTQNNTIINNNNNNNNNMNGINNNIPMNSINNNIPMNSINNNIPMNSINNNIHMNSINNINVGMSYVNNMNNKMMNNNNNNNLTNPTSYSFDVYDENNVNVNINEVLEKDKTKTNKGMAGTTSTSLSNLTSNLLNGHRKKKTEKVKNAYDWDVDWRKKKSMGIMNSVMNTNNVMNMNNMMNMNNVMNTNNMMNMNNVMNTNNMMNMNNVMNMNNIINTNNIINTNNIINTNNIDMNQRDDYIPNEQTTQDDKNQTLKNDKILNSNLNSSNKNINVMLDNIKSRDNSENGIIILQNKLNNYHDKANINDNMNKDEHVEEKKKQKKKKKEKEKKEEKEKKEDHEKGKDKDKKEDHEKGKDKDKKEDHEKGKDKEKDKDKDINNEQYNTSEQPIQINNNHMNDVNINDDDKLYSNSKHTKEQSKLQEMGHIKTISLDDINKNKGKDNQTNEIKKDIKDKEKNTEMVDSNMNDEKDQDKKKKKENKNKKSKKKKNDNNNVDGVYNDNVPKDKTYNDNNNNNNNNNNKEVEKNNSSAGSNSFSNILLKIIKYKNDTNNTNNTNITNITNNTNNTYNTNNTNDTYDNDQCHINKKNMNVELNKDLDYVKRQINVPNSKHIMNSTNNNGTGVEHMSDMSTLNCNKKNNDMSIRISNQYNNENIKMYTNKNIPLHGDEFLKDIKNGKYNMSDMNITKDMMINNMKNNMILNHVLKNNDMKNNTIGEDNNNNMFNTSNINDIQSINTLNNLILENALLRNELPIYQSKGKDNENATSRNNTNDNMNSINSMNNVHNNVASNENLINIFKKMLPHAKVNIVGNNRNSTKSLDSYNMYDTQNNSSLNRETHQSFKRHDSFNHPYKEGNNNNNNNNNNNNNNNNKNMFNEYAKEHLIKEMILKKYLMNNKEYDTINNFSLNKIDDIQSIQSKVQINNKSNVDGVNNNNVDNVDYMNNQQYNMPQNLKNQLDNLDFFELLKCYHSLNIQQIQIKLYWIYYKIQMFEQSNLLSCDNKDKKILYKLKEIRHILEYTNHLLKDHFIKNKEKYQSLLQQFIIILKHHDNLYLQKREKLITDHYDKQNVVHFICNIEKFIEKNMNLTDNFISSNLNFIPSKTINNKLGRTNSVIYENKNNIKNNDHHTRGSQKITDNYNNIDINKINHNKYVQNKYNDHNVSNNYIYHQNDANNNMNHLNQNLEFQKKFILHKMNDYFKNINATNEQKNIFLNKMNLTEEQKMFFLKQLNIKDEEFIEPNNTKQPFVNCLNNNNNKIKNIDEKEKKDKTNKTNKTNQTNQTNQTNQTNQTNKKGGDTYIDSAYSRSSYFCINDPNADKNKENIKQNNEKTDHNEDAIGGSPLLNLINKSHGQRVENNINSMMNNLNHINLMNNMNYFNNRADDNQGVENEQSKWLSQKNVLLNILKNQKKLKDDNNVVVPNLNEENYMKNIKNELNKDINTFQFNNIPENISEKLKNIIHMNNKDGKDLQNHQADLINYIYQNKQMDGVIHSYTNCNDINEQAKMNLNQTKDKLKNISNLSTHSGKLEEQNNTHLQHLYSQQQRNLRNLMNTNEGDTNIPNVTQNKNHINSNTSFLNTGNDENNNRNVNEFIRIMNNECMSNLQKKNVNNNNPLNNNNNNSNNNKTLVGMKNIVEEKKQTIINNDTNIISNHFLTNEHQGKGDTTKTFYINKKNQNVLSQSLNNQTGVVNKGISNKHKTNNIVSNKSLNNSLDKKNVQQSNMLDLEDTKRPDALRDKCWQYVDPKGVVQGPFYLDEMRVWSEMGYFEPMLPVRCCDSDRFVALNKLFPPPLKPFTVVPKPQPVLQWEEELL